CGAACCGCTCGACCGGCTGCGCGCGGCGGTGGATGTACTCGGCATCGTGCCGCGCGCCGGGATGGCCGCGCAATACGCCTGGGCCGACGTGTTCCTGCTGCCGTCGGTCTGCGAGGGCTCTGCCATGGTGGTCTACGAGGCGCTGGCCGCGGGCCTTCCCGTGGTTGTCACCCCCAATGCCGGCAGCGTCGCGAGGGACTGCGAGGACGGGTTCATCGTGCCGCTCGGCGATACCGACGCCATCGTCGCGCGGCTGGGCCAGCTGGCGGGGGATGAGGCGCTCCGGCGCACCATGTCGGAGGCCGCCCGCCGGACCGCCGCCGACCACAGCGTCGCGCGCTACGGCGAGCGGCTGCTCGCCGCCCTGCCCTCGCCACCTGCGGAAAGGGTGCGATAAGATGCGGATATTGCACGTCATCGCCGACATCGATCCGGCCCATGGCGGCCCGCAGAGCGGTGTCATCCGCCTCGCCGCCGCGCAGGCCGCGCAGGGTGCCGAGGTTGTCGTCGCGAGCTATTCGCCCGCCGAGGTCGCCACCGCGGCCGCGGCCGATGTCCCGAACGCCTCGCGGGTGGCCTTCGCCGCGCTGCGCCCCGAGTCCGGGTCCGGCCGTTTCACCGCATCGGCGGCCGCGGCCGACCTGCGGCCGCTGATCGGCGAGGCCGATTTCCTGCACCTGCACGGGGTGTGGGAGCCGGTCCTGCTGCGCGCGGCCAGGCTGGCGAACCGCGCGAACGTCGCCCATTGCATCACCCTGCACGGAATGCTCGACCCATGGAGCCTCTCGCAGAAGCGGCTGAAGAAGGTGATCGCCCTGCGGCTCGGCTTCCGGCGTATGCTGAACCGCACGGATTTCATCCATACGCTGAACGACGATGAGCGCAGCCTCATTGCCCCGCTGGGACTGACCGCGGACACCTGCACGATCCCGAACGGCATCTCTCTGGCCGAGGTCGACGGTCTGGCGATCCGCGGCGGTTTCCGCGCGCGTTTCCCCGCGCTTGGCGATGCGCCCTACATCCTTTTCCTGTCGCGGCTCCACCCCAAGAAGGGGCTCGATATCCTCGCCCAGGCCTTCGCCCTGCTGCTGGCGCGGCGCGGCGATGTCCACCTCGTGGTCGCGGGCCCGGACGCGGGCGCGGAGGCCGAGCTGCGCGCGGCCATCGACCGGACCGGGATCGGCGCCTCGACCCACATCACCGGCCCGCTCTACGGCGCCGCCAAGTTCGAGGCGCTTGCCGATGCCGCCTGTTTCTGCCTGCCGAGCCGCCAGGAGGGGTTCAGCATCGCGATCACCGAGGCGCTGGCCTCGGCGACGCCGGTGGTCATCTCCGACCAGTGCCACTTCCCCGAGGTCGCGGCGATCGGCGCGGGGCATGTGGTCCCGCTTTCGCCGGATGCGGTCTGCGACGGGCTGGACGAGCTGCTGTCCGACCCGGAGCGCGCCGCGGAAATGGGCCGGAACGGCCGACGCCTGGTGGAAGAGCGCCTGACCTGGGACAGCATCGCCCGCCAGACCCTGCGCGCCTACGGCTCCTACCTGCGGCGGCCGGGAAGCGCGCCGACAGCCGTACTCAGCGCGCGCCGAAGATATCGTCGGCGGTGAAGGCCGCCCTCGTCCGAAGCGCGACGGCCGGGTTTCCCGCATAGACCGTCCAGGGATCGAGATGCCTCATCGCCACGCCGCGCGCGCCAAGCACCGCGCCGGTGCCGATGACCACGTCCGGCCCGACGAAGGCCTCGGCGGCCACCCAGGCGTCGTCTCCCACGACGATCCCGCCCGGGCGCAGCGGAAAATCCGGCCGGTCGATGTTGTGCCCGGCGGCGCAGAGAAACACGCCCTGCGACACGTTCGCCCGCGCGCCGAGCGTGATCGGCGCGACGTTGTAGCAGGTCGCCTTCGGCCCCAGCGAGCTGTCGGGCCCCATCTCGAGGTGGGCGGGCCACCAGATGCGGGCGCTCGACCGGACCCGCGCCGTGGGATGCAGGCGCGCCCCGAAGGCCCTCAGCAGCAGGCGGCGGACCGGCATCCAGCCCGGCG
This genomic interval from Salipiger sp. H15 contains the following:
- a CDS encoding glycosyltransferase; this translates as MRILHVIADIDPAHGGPQSGVIRLAAAQAAQGAEVVVASYSPAEVATAAAADVPNASRVAFAALRPESGSGRFTASAAAADLRPLIGEADFLHLHGVWEPVLLRAARLANRANVAHCITLHGMLDPWSLSQKRLKKVIALRLGFRRMLNRTDFIHTLNDDERSLIAPLGLTADTCTIPNGISLAEVDGLAIRGGFRARFPALGDAPYILFLSRLHPKKGLDILAQAFALLLARRGDVHLVVAGPDAGAEAELRAAIDRTGIGASTHITGPLYGAAKFEALADAACFCLPSRQEGFSIAITEALASATPVVISDQCHFPEVAAIGAGHVVPLSPDAVCDGLDELLSDPERAAEMGRNGRRLVEERLTWDSIARQTLRAYGSYLRRPGSAPTAVLSARRRYRRR